The DNA region TGGTCCTGGTCGTGGAGAAGTTCCTCGGCATCGACCGGATGGCCGCGCGCGACGTGGTCGCCGACCTGATGAACGACCGGATGCGGCAGTTCCAGCAGATCGCCGACCACGACCTGCCCGCCATGCTCGCCGAGTTCGCCATCGCCGAGCCGACCCGGTCGATTCTGCTCCAGCACGCCGAGGACCTGAAGGAGTGGATGTCGGGGATCTTGGAGTGGCATCGCACCGTCGCGCGTTACGGCGAGGCCGATCTCCGCCGCCACAGCACGCCCACGCCGCCCACCATCCCGTTCGGACCCACGGGCCTTGGCACCTCGGCGGCCCGTCTGGTCGCCCAGCTCGCCTCGCGCTGACCCCTTTGCAGAGAACAGATAGGAACGTTGTGACGACGACAGAAACCGATGCCGGTCAGCTCAGCCTCGGCACCGCGGCGGCCAGGAAACTGGCCACCACCACCAAGTCCGTGCCGCAGATGCAGGGCATCTCGCCGCGCTGGCTGCTCAAGATGCTGCCGTGGATCGAGGCCAAGGGCGGCGCGTACCGGGTCAACCGGCGGCTGAGCTACGCCATCGGCGACGGCCGGGTCACCTTCACCAACACCGGTGCCGACGTCCGGGTGGTCCCGCAGGAGCTGTGCGAGCTGCCGGTGCTGCGCGGGTTCGACGACGACGCCGTGCTCTCCTCGCTGGCCGATCGGTTCGTGCAGCGCGAGTTCGCCGCGGGCGAGGTGATCGTGGAGTTCGGCCACGCCGTCGACCACGTGTACCTGATCGCGCACGGCAAGGTGGAGAAGGTCGGCAGCGGCGCCTACGGCGACCCGGTGGTGCTCGGCGGCCTGGCCGACGGCGACTACTTCGGCGACCGGTCCCTGCTGCGCGCCGACGACATCTGGGAGTTCACCGCCAAGGCGCTGACCAAGTGCATCGTGCTCGCGCTGCCCAGCTCCGTGTTCGCCGAGGTGACCGAGCGGTCCGACGCGCTGCGGGCGCAGGTCGCCAAGATCCTTGACAGCGCGGGTAAGCCGCAGAACAAGCACGGCGAGGCCGCGATCGATCTGGCCTCCGGGCAGTCGGGCGAGTACGACCTGCCCGGCACGTTCGTCGACTACGAGACCAGCCCGCGCGAGTTCGAGCTGAGCGTCGCCCAGACCGTGCTGCGGGTGCACTCGCGGGTCGCCGACCTCTACAACGACCCGATGAACCAGGTCGACCAGCAGCTCCGGCTGACCATCGAGGCGCTGCGGGAGCGCCAGGAGCACGAGCTGATCAACAACCGCGACTTCGGCCTGCTGCACAACGCCGACCTCAAGCAGCGCCTGCACACCCGCACCGGCCCGCCCACCCCGGACGACATGGACGAACTGCTGTCGCGCCGCCGCAAGTCCCGCTTCTTCCTGGCCCACCCGCGCACCATCGCCGCGTTCGGCCGCGAGTGCACCGCGCGCGGGCTCTACCCGGAGGGCACGGTCGTGGACGGCAAGCCCGCGCAGGCGTGGCGCGGGGTGCCGATCCTGCCCTGCGACAAGATCCCGATCACCGACGGCGGCATCAGCTCGATCCTGGTGCTGCGCACCGGCGAGCAGGACGAGGGCGTGATCGGCCTGCACCGCACGGGCCTGCCCGACGAGTACCAGCCGGGGCTCAACGTGAAGTTCATGGGCGTCAACGAGAAGGCGATCATCTCCTACCTCGTCAGCGCCTACTACTCCGCCGCCGTGCTCGTCCCCGACGCGCTCGGTGTGCTGGAGAACGTCGAAATCGGCCGCTGACATGACCACCATCAACGACGCCACCGCGGCCCGGTCGGCCACCGACGTGCTCGCCGCGTGCCGGGACCTCGGCACGCCCGCGCTTCGGGCCGCGGTGGACTCCATGCCGGGGTCGATGCGGCACATCACCGGCTACCACCTCGGCTGGTGGGACGCCGACGGCGAGCCCACCGACGCCGACAGCGGCAAGGCGCTGCGGCCCGCGCTGGTGCTGTGCGCGGCCGAGGCCGTCGGCGGTGACCCAGCCGAGGCGATCCCGGCCGCGGTGGCCGTCGAGCTGGTGCACAACTTCTCGCTGCTGCACGACGACGTGATCGACGGCGACCTGACTCGGCGCCACCGGCCTACCGCGTGGACAGTGTTCGGCACCAGCGCGGCGATCCTGGCCGGGGACTCGGCGCTGACCCTGGCGATGGACGTGCTGGCCGCCGCGGGCCACCCGGCCGCCGAACCGGCCACCCGGCTGCTAGCCGCCTGCGTGCAGGAGCTGATCGACGGCCAGGGCAACGACATCGCCTTCGAGGCCCGGGCCGACGTGACCATGGTGGAGTGCCTGCGCATGGTCGAGGCGAAGACGGGGGCGCTGCTCGCCGCGTCGTGCACGCTGGGCGCCCTGTTCGGCCGGGCCGACCAGGCCAGGGCGGGCAGGCTCGGCGCGTTCGGCAGACACCTGGGCGTGGCGTTCCAGAGCGCCGACGACCTGCTTGGGGTCTGGGGTGTGCCCGCGGTGACCGGCAAGCCGGTGCACTCGGATCTGGTCAGCCACAAGAAGTCGCTGCCCGTGGTCGCCGCGCTCACCTCGGGCACCCAGGCGGGCCGCGACCTGGCCGACCTCTACGCGGGCGACACGCCACTCACCGACGAGCAGGCTCGGCGCGCCGCGGGTCTCATCGACCTGGCGGGCGGCCGGACCTGGGCCGAACAGCGTGCCGAGGACGAACTCGCCGCCGCGCTCAACGAATTGGCGATGGCCGATCCCGTGCCCCGAGCCGCCGCCGAACTGGGCGCGCTGGCTCGACTGGCCACCCGCCGGGATCACTGACGCGGGAGCCGGCATCCTGCACCCGTTGGCTTGCCAGGAAAGGGAAACAGCAGTGGACTTACGTGAGGTGGGCCGATGAACATCTATGTGGCGGGTGGCCTGTGGGTCGTGGGCGCGGCGGCGATCGCGGCGCTGGTGGCCTATCTGGTCCGGCGCATCGGTGAGACCGA from Alloactinosynnema sp. L-07 includes:
- a CDS encoding family 2B encapsulin nanocompartment shell protein — translated: MTTTETDAGQLSLGTAAARKLATTTKSVPQMQGISPRWLLKMLPWIEAKGGAYRVNRRLSYAIGDGRVTFTNTGADVRVVPQELCELPVLRGFDDDAVLSSLADRFVQREFAAGEVIVEFGHAVDHVYLIAHGKVEKVGSGAYGDPVVLGGLADGDYFGDRSLLRADDIWEFTAKALTKCIVLALPSSVFAEVTERSDALRAQVAKILDSAGKPQNKHGEAAIDLASGQSGEYDLPGTFVDYETSPREFELSVAQTVLRVHSRVADLYNDPMNQVDQQLRLTIEALRERQEHELINNRDFGLLHNADLKQRLHTRTGPPTPDDMDELLSRRRKSRFFLAHPRTIAAFGRECTARGLYPEGTVVDGKPAQAWRGVPILPCDKIPITDGGISSILVLRTGEQDEGVIGLHRTGLPDEYQPGLNVKFMGVNEKAIISYLVSAYYSAAVLVPDALGVLENVEIGR
- a CDS encoding family 2 encapsulin nanocompartment cargo protein polyprenyl transferase; the encoded protein is MTTINDATAARSATDVLAACRDLGTPALRAAVDSMPGSMRHITGYHLGWWDADGEPTDADSGKALRPALVLCAAEAVGGDPAEAIPAAVAVELVHNFSLLHDDVIDGDLTRRHRPTAWTVFGTSAAILAGDSALTLAMDVLAAAGHPAAEPATRLLAACVQELIDGQGNDIAFEARADVTMVECLRMVEAKTGALLAASCTLGALFGRADQARAGRLGAFGRHLGVAFQSADDLLGVWGVPAVTGKPVHSDLVSHKKSLPVVAALTSGTQAGRDLADLYAGDTPLTDEQARRAAGLIDLAGGRTWAEQRAEDELAAALNELAMADPVPRAAAELGALARLATRRDH